A region of Thermococcus argininiproducens DNA encodes the following proteins:
- a CDS encoding V-type ATP synthase subunit E — protein MEGAKLIIEEINREAEQKIKYILEEAEHKAEEIKKEAERRAKAKADWIIRKAQTQAELEKQRIIANAKLEVRRRKLALQEELINEVIDSMKERLASIPEEEYLEVLKDLILNGIQELEEEKVLLTSNERTLSLIEKHLEEVKRIVKEKIGKDVEISLGDSVETLGGVIIQNSTKTVRIDNTFEARMERLQSELRAKIAKILFG, from the coding sequence ATGGAAGGAGCTAAGCTAATTATCGAGGAGATTAACAGAGAGGCAGAACAGAAAATAAAATACATTTTAGAAGAGGCGGAACATAAAGCAGAGGAGATTAAAAAAGAAGCTGAGAGAAGAGCCAAAGCAAAAGCAGATTGGATCATTAGGAAGGCTCAGACCCAAGCGGAACTGGAAAAACAGAGGATAATAGCAAATGCAAAGCTTGAGGTTAGGAGGAGGAAGCTTGCACTTCAAGAAGAGCTAATTAATGAGGTTATAGATTCCATGAAGGAAAGGTTAGCTTCAATTCCAGAAGAAGAGTATTTAGAAGTACTCAAAGACCTGATACTCAATGGAATTCAGGAGCTTGAAGAGGAAAAAGTGCTGCTCACCTCAAATGAGAGGACACTTTCTTTGATAGAGAAACATTTGGAAGAAGTAAAACGGATTGTAAAAGAAAAGATTGGTAAAGACGTAGAAATCTCACTTGGGGACTCTGTGGAGACACTAGGTGGTGTGATCATACAAAATTCTACAAAAACGGTAAGAATAGATAACACTTTTGAGGCTAGGATGGAGAGACTTCAATCTGAGTTAAGGGCTAAAATAGCAAAAATCTTATTTGGGTGA
- a CDS encoding V-type ATP synthase subunit K (produces ATP from ADP in the presence of a proton gradient across the membrane; the K subunit is a nonenzymatic component which binds the dimeric form by interacting with the G and E subunits): MEPIVYVALGAALAAGIAGAASSFGVGIAGAAAAGAVAEDEKNFRNALVLQGLPMTQSIYGLITLFLIALVSGILGGTFRFAESTIDNLIKAAILLGAGLTVGLTGLSAIPQGIIASAGIGATAKNPKTFTQSIIFAAMAETMAIFGLVGALILIITGVGF; encoded by the coding sequence ATGGAACCAATAGTTTACGTTGCATTGGGTGCTGCACTTGCGGCTGGTATTGCTGGAGCTGCCTCTTCATTTGGAGTTGGTATTGCTGGAGCTGCTGCAGCTGGAGCAGTTGCTGAAGATGAAAAGAACTTTAGAAACGCCTTGGTACTCCAAGGTTTACCAATGACCCAGAGTATTTATGGGTTGATTACTCTCTTCCTTATAGCTCTAGTCTCTGGAATACTTGGAGGAACCTTCAGATTTGCTGAAAGTACCATAGATAATTTAATTAAAGCGGCAATACTTTTGGGCGCTGGTTTAACTGTTGGGTTAACAGGATTATCAGCAATTCCACAGGGTATTATTGCATCAGCGGGTATTGGAGCTACTGCAAAGAACCCCAAGACATTCACACAGTCAATTATCTTTGCTGCTATGGCCGAGACAATGGCTATCTTTGGTTTGGTCGGTGCGTTGATCCTCATAATTACGGGAGTTGGCTTCTGA